One part of the Dunckerocampus dactyliophorus isolate RoL2022-P2 chromosome 11, RoL_Ddac_1.1, whole genome shotgun sequence genome encodes these proteins:
- the spon2b gene encoding spondin-2b produces MDTPRSIPSTCEALNFLMVIILTLGQGVYPMPVPTDIPMCTASEPAQYSLTFTGKWSRAAFPKQYPIYRPPAQWSNLVGVTHSSDYHMWQRNSFASNGVREFTEKGEAWTLMKEVEQAGEQIQSVYGIFSAPAVVGGTGQSNTVVEVFARHSYLSFIVRLVPSPDWFVGADSIDLCNGDHWKENVVLELFPYDAGTDSGFTFSSPNFETIPQDKITQITSSFPSHPANSFFYPRLKHLPPIAKVTLTKIRKTNHIISLPVEPTQSNLLPRGNEIEDNLINTPLDCEMSVWSPWGLCKGKCGDSGVQHRTRYVIMHPANNGAACPLLEEERKCVPDNCL; encoded by the exons ATGGACACCCCGAGAAGCATCCCCTCCACCTGTGAGGCACTCAACTTCTTGATGGTCATCATATTGACATTGGGCCAAGGTGTTTATCCAATGCCAGTGCCGACTGACATACCCATGTGCACTGCCTCGGAACCTGCCCAGTACAGCTTGACATTTACTGGCAAGTGGTCTCGGGCAGCGTTCCCTAAACAGTATCCCATCTACCGTCCCCCTGCACAATGGTCCAACCTTGTGG GGGTGACCCACAGCTCTGACTACCACATGTGGCAGCGTAATAGTTTTGCCAGCAACGGAGTGAGGGAGTTCACAGAGAAAGGTGAGGCTTGGACTCTCATGAAGGAAGTCGAGCAGGCCGGTGAACAAATTCAGAGCGTTTACGGGATCTTCTCCGCTCCTGCTGTCGTCGGAGGGACAGGCCAGAGCAACACTGTGGTTGAGGTCTTTGCCAGGCACTCCTAT CTGTCATTTATCGTGCGACTCGTTCCTAGCCCCGACTGGTTTGTGGGAGCGGACAGTATTGACTTGTGCAATGGTGACCACTGGAAAGAGAATGTGGTGCTGGAGCTTTTCCCGTACGATGCCGGAACTGACAGCGGGTTCACGTTTTCTTCTCCCAACTTTGAAACTATCCCGCAAGACAAAATCACACAG ATAACCTCATCCTTCCCTAGCCACCCCGCCAACTCCTTCTTCTACCCCCGGCTGAAGCACCTCCCACCCATTGCCAAGGTGACGCTGACCAAGATAAGAAAGACCAATCACATCATCAGCCTTCCAGTAGAACCCACCCAGTCCAACCTCCTGCCAAGAGGAAATGAGATTGAGGACAACCTCATAA ATACCCCTCTGGACTGTGAAATGTCCGTTTGGTCTCCCTGGGGTTTGTGCAAGGGCAAGTGTGGAGATTCGGGAGTGCAGCACCGTACACGCTACGTCATCATGCACCCTGCCAACAATGGCGCAGCCTGCCCTTtgctggaggaggagaggaagtgCGTCCCGGACAACTGTTTATGA